The following coding sequences are from one Lolium rigidum isolate FL_2022 chromosome 6, APGP_CSIRO_Lrig_0.1, whole genome shotgun sequence window:
- the LOC124664883 gene encoding pentatricopeptide repeat-containing protein At5g52850, chloroplastic-like codes for MNSSAYIWKNRFKKVNEFSIYLTERTCIQLSGSQNKGMPACLSRHRRLLAPVPRQVTQRRAAASWAAAVADHARSGRHAAALTVFRRVLAAHPAAAADELAYSALLRCRDDRLAYQIHAQACRRGLAASNPVLACSLLAFYSSARSDHRAAAKLFGEMTRRDAVSYTAMMSAFLRAGEWARALALYPRMLAAAVLPTERTFAILLALCASRRLRRHGRQLHAQLLRWGADLNLVLKTALVHMYSCCGFMGCAHAVLRSTPETDVVLWTAMIAGYSRTGDLQSALRMFRHMELAAVPPNAFTFAGIITACSSSGHPQEGFHAGRQLHARVFKFALEHDVSVCNALVDFYSKSSARLLDLVHAFNAADRPNVVSWTAFISGLARHGRDEDAFAAFTEMRASGVQPNSFTVSTLLKGCSSSESFIHAAKIHAYVLKTSFESLDVAVGNSLVDLYSRFARMDEAWAVATTMAFVRDSFTYTSLAKGLNQAGLPNRALEMIVHMFQEDVHMDGFSLACFLSAAAALPSIEPGMQLHCCSLKLGLSSQVSVSNSLINMYSKHKCLQDAKSVFQSIREPSVVSWNALVSGLSSNGSYYEALSVFEDMTLGGAQPDDITFSVVLYACTQGGLIDIGIKHFNSMRKQFGVSPQRSHYTLFLDMLGRAGRLTEAACTIETMPIQPDLSMYKCLLAFCELHNDLVVGENVAKKALELYPSDTVLQNMLSAICGAPWKHECRVHAHKMKSDAAISFDISTSSMR; via the coding sequence atgAACTCTTCAGCATATATCTGGAAGAATAGATTCAAAAAAGTGAATGAATTCAGCATATATCTGACAGAAAGAACTTGCATCCAGTTGAGCGGCAGCCAAAACAAAGGAATGCCGGCATGCCTgtcgcgccaccgccgcctcctcgcaCCAGTACCACGCCAAGTTACCCAACGCCGCGCGGCGGCTTCGTGGGCGGCGGCCGTAGCCGACCACGCGCGCTCTGGACGCCACGCCGCCGCGCTCACCGTCTTCCGGCGTGTCCTCGCCGCCCACCCGGCCGCGGCCGCCGACGAGCTCGCCTACTCCGCGCTCCTCCGCTGCCGCGACGACCGCCTGGCCTACCAGATACACGCGCAAgcatgccgccgcggcctcgccgccTCCAACCCCGTCCTCGCCTGCTCCCTGCTCGCCTTCTACTCCTCGGCGCGGTCGGACCACCGGGCCGCCGCCAAGCTGTTCGGCGAAATGACCCGCAGGGACGCCGTCTCCTACACCGCCATGATGTCGGCCTTCCTCCGCGCCGGGGAATGGGCCCGGGCTCTCGCGCTCTACCCTCGCATGCTCGCTGCCGCTGTACTGCCCACCGAGCGCACCTTTGCCATCCTGCTGGCTCTCTGTGCCTCCCGGCGGCTGCGCCGCCATGGGAGGCAGCTCCACGCGCAGCTCCTTCGTTGGGGGGCGGACCTGAACCTGGTGCTCAAGACCGCGCTTGTCCACATGTACTCCTGCTGCGGCTTTATGGGCTGTGCCCACGCCGTGCTCCGCTCCACGCCTGAAACCGACGTCGTGCTCTGGACGGCCATGATTGCCGGCTACTCGCGGACTGGAGACCTTCAGTCCGCTCTGCGGATGTTTCGTCACATGGAACTCGCCGCGGTGCCGCCCAATGCCTTCACCTTCGCGGGCATCATCACCGCCTGCTCTTCCTCCGGCCATCCTCAGGAGGGTTTCCATGCAGGACGGCAACTCCATGCCCGTGTATTCAAGTTTGCTCTGGAGCACGACGTCTCTGTCTGCAATGCGCTCGTCGACTTCTACAGCAAGTCATCCGCCCGTTTACTCGACTTGGTCCATGCGTTCAATGCTGCTGACAGGCCGAATGTGGTGTCCTGGACCGCCTTCATCTCTGGACTTGCACGCCATGGCAGAGACGAGGACGCGTTTGCAGCATTCACCGAGATGCGGGCTAGTGGGGTGCAACCCAACTCATTCACCGTCTCCACCCTTCTCAAGGGCTGCAGCTCCTCAGAGTCTTTCATACATGCTGCGAAAATCCATGCTTATGTGCTCAAGACCAGCTTCGAGTCTTTGGATGTGGCTGTTGGGAACTCGCTGGTTGATCTTTACTCCAGGTTTGCAAGAATGGATGAAGCATGGGCAGTGGCGACAACAATGGCATTTGTAAGGGACAGCTTCACATACACAAGCCTAGCCAAGGGGCTGAATCAGGCCGGTCTTCCAAACAGGGCCCTTGAGATGATAGTCCACATGTTTCAGGAGGACGTCCACATGGACGGTTTCAGTCTCGCCTGCTTTCTCTCTGCTGCTGCGGCCTTGCCATCCATAGAGCCTGGGATGCAGTTGCACTGCTGCTCGCTGAAATTGGGGTTGAGCAGTCAGGTCTCGGTTTCTAACAGCCTTATCAACATGTACAGCAAGCACAAGTGTCTGCAGGATGCTAAAAGTGTGTTCCAGTCAATTAGGGAGCCGAGTGTTGTGTCCTGGAATGCATTAGTATCAGGGCTGTCATCCAATGGATCTTATTATGAAGCATTGTCGGTCTTCGAAGACATGACACTGGGTGGGGCTCAGCCTGATGACATCACTTTCTCTGTTGTGCTCTACGCCTGCACTCAGGGTGGCTTGATTGACATTGGGATCAAACATTTTAACTCTATGAGGAAACAGTTTGGTGTTTCCCCACAAAGGAGCCACTACACACTCTTTCTGGATATGTTAGGACGAGCGGGTCGTCTTACAGAGGCAGCATGCACCATTGAGACCATGCCTATACAGCCTGACTTGTCGATGTACAAGTGTCTGTTGGCATTTTGCGAGCTCCATAACGATCTGGTTGTTGGCGAAAACGTTGCAAAGAAGGCACTAGAGTTATACCCATCAGACACAGTATTGCAGAATATGCTTTCAGCCATCTGTGGTGCTCCTTGGAAACATGAGTGCCGTGTACATGCACACAAGATGAAGAGTGATGCAGCTATTTCTTTCGACATCTCAACATCGAGCATGAGATGA
- the LOC124667383 gene encoding uncharacterized protein LOC124667383, whose amino-acid sequence MNSALTLASYHPPSFNLKQRPPSRHQQISANRGTRQQCSPKPIRAILGSNATGGLSNAYRGGNALPSSPLTDVIQEFYSSINDKDMTRLKKLLAPDCVVEHTSYYKPLDVKNTHTYFARLMVAMRKNVKFAIDEVCQGVEPTLAVMWHLEWNGKIIPFTKGSGFYMCSAKGESLLIRKVHIFNESPLKPGKPALEVLLFVAKLFDTLPKEAEAFLQNPEALVQPIVKLYKFCVEPFVVYLLAYYIHFWSFVAQGLTMVLGILYNILKRFV is encoded by the exons ATGAATTCTGCCCTCACGCTTGCCTCCTACCACCCTCCCTCTTTCAACCTAAAACAGCGCCCACCGTCCCGGCACCAGCAGATAAGCGCCAACAGGGGAACGAGGCAACAATGTTCGCCAAAGCCCATACGAGCAATACTAGGGTCAAATGCAACCGGGGGACTTAGCAATGCTTACCGTGGAGGTAATGCATTACCGTCTTCACCCCTGACAGATGTGATTCAGGAGTTCTACTCCTCCATCAATGACAAGGACATGACACGGCTCAAGAAGCTGCTTGCCCCTGATTGTGTCGTCGAGCACACTTCATATTATAAACCACTGGATGTCAAG AATACCCATACCTACTTCGCAAGGCTTATGGTGGCTATGAGGAAGAATGTCAAATTTGCTATTGATGAGGTTTGCCAAGGAGTAGAACCCACTCTTGCAGTAATGTGGCACCTTG AGTGGAACGGTAAGATCATCCCATTTACCAAAGGCAGCGGTTTCTACATGTGTTCAGCAAAAGGAGAATCGCTTCTTATTAG GAAAGTTCATATATTCAACGAGTCACCTCTGAAACCAGGAAAGCCGGCATTG GAAGTACTTCTATTCGTTGCCAAATTGTTCGACACACTTCCAAAAGAAGCCGAAG CATTTCTACAGAATCCAGAAGCACTAGTTCAGCCCATTGTGAAGCTCTACAAATTCTGTGTGGAGCCTTTTGTCGTCTACCTTCTTGCATATTATATCCACTTCTGGTCATTCGTGGCACAAGGATTGACTATGGTGCTCGGCATTTTGTATAACATACTCAAGCGGTTCGTGTGA
- the LOC124664884 gene encoding homeobox protein cut-like — protein sequence MDDSEMETLLPGCTFFHRHPLLLCFLFFLAFLYAFFYPLFAFLLASSPVLLLTAFLLGVVLLHSVPQEHDQHVYKKISRNHPAPCHITSTAADATGARHNNRSHRGSAADSPPTSSDSDTQPAIMSTATSVASFPEDDSESESEPEHSEQQKHHNRSEEVVRAVAWTADDAKSIENIGSLELERNAAVEKLMSRRLAARRQPHHGRHHHIAGDIEDDASRLTVHVVKSNPFDLDEPYGDDNFPGSAPSTLVHPSRSNPFFDDDDDNELLRPQPQQQTLSSLPPGASAQKKNPLLLRRHESFTVGAPYASDFRPSRFRPYFVTEKMQGQPVTVPEAGGKMSRSSSSSSSSSSSFSACANAYAAVSANKEDEEAAEQEALAEAEAAALLEAKTDDHHELIRPREVVAVDVELISDSSDDDISLPEQMKVHQQQQHQHQQQQQQQQVAVSDQDDDEGESFEVESITKQVAAAAEGKGKGKQLDTDPAYDYSPSAGTMEKKQDQLPPLPPTMAQTNKLASMRRVFSEDEADEPWAPPSRLEETTATEKEAREQDMFPLPPLPESAPAAGAAPPLAAAAKKAAGKSNKYKPPSKKAVLGFFRK from the coding sequence ATGGATGACAGCGAGATGGAGACGCTGCTGCCCGGCTGCACCTTCTTCCACCGGCACCCTCTCCTCCTCTGCTTTCTCTTCTTCCTGGCTTTCCTCTACGCCTTCTTCTACCCACTCTTCGCCTTCCTCCTCGCATCCTCCCCAGTCCTTCTCCTCACCGCCTTCCTCctcggcgtcgtcctcctccacaGCGTGCCCCAGGAACATGACCAGCACGTCTACAAGAAGATCAGCCGCAACCACCCAGCGCCATGCCACATCACAAGCACCGCCGCCGATGCTACCGGAGCCAGGCACAACAACCGCTCCCACCGTGGCTCTGCGGCTGACTCACCGCCAACCAGCAGCGACTCCGACACCCAGCCCGCCATCATGTCCACCGCCACCTCCGTCGCCTCCTTCCCCGAGGACGACTCCGAGTCAGAGTCGGAGCCCGAGCACAGTGAACAACAAAAGCACCACAACCggtccgaggaggtggtgcgtgCGGTGGCCTGGACGGCCGACGACGCCAAGAGCATCGAGAACATCGGATCTCTTGAGCTCGAGAGGAACGCAGCCGTCGAGAAGCTCATGTCCAGGCGCCTCGCCGCCCGCAGGCAGCCTCATCACGGCCGCCACCACCACATCGCGGGGGACATCGAGGACGACGCGTCCAGGCTCACTGTCCACGTCGTCAAGAGCAACCCTTTCGACCTCGACGAGCCCTACGGCGACGACAACTTCCCTGGCTCCGCGCCCTCCACGCTAGTCCACCCCTCGCGCAGCAACCCCTTctttgatgatgacgacgacaatGAACTCCTTCGTCCGCAACCACAGCAGCAGACATTGTCCTCATTGCCCCCAGGGGCATCGGCCCAGAAGAAGAACCCCTTGCTGTTGAGACGGCACGAGAGCTTCACGGTGGGTGCGCCGTACGCCAGCGACTTCCGCCCGTCCCGCTTCAGGCCTTACTTCGTCACCGAGAAGATGCAGGGCCAGCCTGTCACTGTTCCTGAGGCTGGTGGCAAGATGAGCAGAtcctcgtcttcgtcgtcgtcttcctcctcctccttctctgccTGTGCCAATGCCTATGCCGCTGTCTCTGCCAACaaagaagatgaagaagcagCAGAACAGGAAGCTTTGGcagaagcagaagcagcagcaCTGTTGGAGGCCAAGACAGATGATCATCATGAGCTTATTAGGCCTCGTGAGGTAGTGGCGGTGGACGTCGAGCTCATCAGTGACTCCTCCGATGATGACATCTCGCTGCCTGAGCAAATGAAGGtgcatcagcagcagcagcatcagcatcagcagcagcagcaacagcagcaggtgGCGGTGTCAGACCAAGATGACGACGAGGGGGAGTCGTTTGAAGTCGAGAGCATCACAAAAcaggtagcagcagcagcagaaggcAAAGGCAAAGGCAAACAATTGGACACTGATCCTGCGTACGACTACAGCCCGTCAGCTGGTACAAtggagaagaagcaggaccaattACCACCTTTGCCGCCAACTATGGCACAGACAAATAAGCTGGCGTCCATGCGGAGAGTATTCTCAGAAGATGAGGCAGATGAGCCGTGGGCACCACCAAGCAGACTGGAGGAGACGACGGCAACGGAGAAGGAGGCCAGGGAGCAAGACATGTTcccacttcctcctcttcctgaatctGCTCCTGCTGCGGGTGCTGCTCCTCCTCTTGCTGCTGCCGCGAAGAAAGCTGCAGGGAAGTCGAACAAGTACAAGCCACCCTCCAAGAAGGCAGTCTTAGGATTCTTCCGGAAGTGA
- the LOC124667511 gene encoding uncharacterized protein LOC124667511, with protein sequence MVVRRSPAPRRRGVTVGPAKLEGLPATWSAPAVAAVKVKWPGAGGALSQMLTGRRGGRGVTAVVPVAADGAVRWDAAADANRFRVDVVDTGATPRAGAPGAAGGRHDRGVFFSVLYGFQDRGRGNDSPVRLEEIGTAMISLEECCWEMQLQQQKGGAAPPQQLVVVPIRVRKDGWASDAILYVNVELVDLNTPAAEIERSASFSCREKPRANLPPPAMRDIYKSSTYHEVLDLKQLLDLADKQGRVAVYRNKRNSDSSSSVSSTGLSSSSSAVSLSSGSTSTSGGASPEPGSTSKRRYLPWRRRSRESLSQEIPLKCLVSDDGDGWEAREFTSRDAETSLRTPVFFASIDQRDDSAGGESACTALVAVLAAALHANHPAMPTRAELDALIRDGSSEWRSLCGDEAHMARFPNRHFDLDTVLAARTRPIAVRHDRAFVGFFQPESFASLSGAMSFDDIWREISTASRAPGEADVYIVGWNDHFFVLKAESDCYYVVDTLGERLFEGCDKAYMLRFDATSEMRSVPSSLLEPEEVTVTGKECCGEFIKRFLAAIPLREELEIEQRGCLAAGAPHQRLQIEFHFTVLE encoded by the exons ATGGTGGTGCGGAGGTCGCCGGCGCCGCGGCGCCGGGGGGTCACGGTCGGCCCGGCCAAGCTCGAGGGCCTACCAGCCACCTGgtccgcgcccgccgtcgccgccgtcaagGTCAAGTGGCCGGGCGCCGGCGGCGCGCTCTCGCAGATgctcacgggccggcgcggcggccGCGGGGTCACCGCCGTCGTGCCCGTCGCCGCCGATGGCGCCGTGCGCTGGGACGCCGCAGCGGACGCCAACCGGTTCCGGGTCGACGTCGTCGACACCGGCGCCACCCCGCGCGCCGGCGCTCCCGGCGCCGCAGGCGGCAGGCACGACCGCGGCGTCTTCTTCTCCGTCCTATAC GGATTCCAAGATCGGGGGAGGGGCAATGACAGCCCTGTGAGGCTGGAGGAGATCGGGACAGCCATGATAAGCCTGGAGGAGTGCTGCTGGGAGATGCAACTGCAGCAGCAGAAAGGTGGAGCTGCGCCTCCACAGCAGCTGGTGGTTGTCCCCATCAGGGTGCGGAAGGACGGATGGGCAAGTGATGCTATACTTTAT GTTAACGTGGAGCTCGTGGACCTAAACACGCCGGCGGCCGAAATCGAAAGAAGCGCCTCCTTCAGTTGTAGGGAGAAGCCCAGAGCGAACCTGCCGCCACCCGCGATGAGGGACATCTACAAGAGCTCGACGTACCATGAGGTCCTCGACCTCAAGCAGCTGCTCGACCTCGCCGACAAGCAAGGCAGGGTGGCTGTGTACAGGAACAAGCGTAACTCCGACAGCAGCAGCAGCGTGAGCAGCACCGGcctgagcagcagcagcagcgccgtcAGCCTGAGCAGCGGCAGCACGAGCACCAGCGGCGGGGCCAGCCCGGAGCCCGGCTCCACGTCCAAGCGCCGGTACCTGCcgtggaggaggcggagcagggAGTCGCTGTCCCAGGAGATTCCCCTCAAGTGCTTGGTGAGCGATGACGGCGATGGGTGGGAGGCGCGCGAGTTCACGAGCCGGGACGCGGAGACGAGCCTCCGGACGCCGGTGTTCTTCGCGTCCATCGACCAGCGCGACGACAGCGCCGGCGGGGAGAGCGCGTGCACGGCGCTGGTGGCCGTGCTCGCGGCGGCGCTGCACGCCAACCACCCGGCGATGCCCACCCGGGCGGAGCTGGACGCGCTCATCAGGGACGGCTCGTCGGAGTGGAGGAGCCTCTGCGGCGACGAGGCACACATGGCGCGGTTCCCGAACCGGCACTTCGACCTCGACACGGTGCTGGCCGCCAGGACCAGGCCCATCGCCGTGCGGCACGACAGGGCCTTCGTCGGCTTCTTCCAGCCggagagcttcgcgtcgctctcGGGCGCCATGTCCTTCGACGACATCTGGCGCGAGATCAGCACGGCCAGCCGCGCCCCGGGCGAGGCCGACGTGTACATCGTCGGCTGGAACGACCACTTCTTCGTGCTCAAGGCCGAGAGCGACTGCTACTACGTCGTCGACACGCTCGGCGAGAGGCTCTTCGAGGGGTGCGACAAGGCCTACATGCTCAGGTTCGACGCCACCTCGGAGATGCGCTCCGTGCCGTCGTCGCTGTTGGAGCCGGAGGAGGTGACCGTCACCGGGAAGGAGTGCTGCGGGGAGTTCATCAAGAGGTTCTTGGCCGCCATCCCGCTGAGGGAGGAGCTGGAGATCGAGCAGAGGGGCTGCCTGGCCGCAGGCGCGCCGCACCAGCGGCTGCAGATAGAGTTCCACTTCACCGTCCTGGAATAA